DNA from Candidatus Edwardsbacteria bacterium:
ACTCCCCTGCGGTGGCGGGCTATAGATGCTAACTTGATAATGGCGGGAAACACACAAAATAACACGACGAATACCGATCAGGCCGGGAAAGACACGTTTGATTTTTAACACCAAGAACACCAAGCTCACAAAGATTATCTCTTCAGACCCAACGAAGCCTTTTGTCTCTTTGTGGTCTTTGTGTGTCTTTGTGGTGAAAACCCCTCCGCGTTTCTGTGGTGAAACGGTCCTGATCGAAGGGTAGTACCTGGAGGGGGTTGGGGTAGGAATGGCGGGGTTGCACAAGCCCTCAGTAAGGCGACCCCGCCCGGCTGACCCCCAGCATCCTGGTCAGGGTGGAAATGGCCCGCTCCGACAGCAGGTACAGCGGCGTGGACACGTCTGCCGACAAGGAGGTGTAGACCGACCGATCGGTGGAAACGCCCAGTTGGAATGTGCCGATATCGCCGATGTCGTACCCGGCGAACAGTGATACCCGATCGCTGTACCACTCAAGGTCCCCGTACCCGCCCGGGTGGTTGGCATAGACCGGAATGCTGATGCCCAGCGAGATCCGTTTCCACCAGAAATGGCTCTGGTACTCGTTGACGGCATCCTCTATCTCCTGCGCCCTCTTAAGCATATCGTCGCGGTAGACGTACTGGCGGCCGGCCAGGTAGTTCTTAAGGGCGTGGGACTTGTTGATCACATATTGGGGCTGGGGCAGTTTGGGGTTCATCAGATTTACCTTGAACGACAGGAACAGGTAGGCCGAGTCACGGTAGGGGTCGTTGGCCTGGAACCGGTGCAGCAGGCCGGGGCCCAGCTGGAGCTCGAAACGGATCCGGTCGCAATAGTGGTCCGCCAGGTCCTTGAAGGAATTGATGATGCTGGTCTGGTAGTTGTAGTCATTGTAGCGGTCTATGATGCTGGCGCTGGTGCTGTCGTTGAGGTTGATGTTATTGGTTATTCCTCCTGTGGGATAATAGTACAGGTATTTGACGGCGGGAAGGGATTGGGAATGGGCGGTTAGGGTGAAAGCGGAGATGGCCAGCAGGAGAAAGATGATGGTGCGGGGGGTGAAGGTTTGTTTCATTTGCGCCTCTTGGGTTGAGGTTTGAATGGTTTTTGTTTTTATATGATCCCGCGCTTGCGGCGGGTGTGGATATGTACCCGGGACGGGCCTGTCCGCCTATATGGATTTACCTGCGGTGGCGGAAGAACTGTCAAGGGCCGTTCCCCGCCTGTGGTAATTTTGCAGTACCAAAACCACCCTTTCCCCACTTTCTCTTTGAAGAGAAAGTTGCAAAGAGAACTGTCGCTGCACCTCTGCCCGGTGGCCCTAAACCAAAGGCCTAAATTTGACAAACTCGCTGCGCTTCAGACACTGCCAAATTCTTAACGGCCTTCTTAGTTCAGCAGCAGAGCTGATGCGACCGGGGGTACGTTAGCCAACCAACCTAGCTTGGCCGGTGAAGCATGAACCGGTCAAGGAGGGTGTTAGGGGATCGGCCACGGTCAGCGTTGCTGGTGCATATCATTTTAAACAGAATATCTCTGCGGGTTGAAAATTGATTTTTGCTGCATTGCGTTAGTTTGCCGTCCCCTAAAACTTCTCTTTGTTACTTTCTCTTGGTTACAAGAGAAAGTAAGGCAAGGTTCTGCCAGGCAGGCAAGGGAGAGGTGTTACAAGAGAAAGTAAAGGAAGGTTCTTCTGGTTACCCGATCAGGAGGTAATGACAAAAACCCTCCCCTACATGCAATATTGGGCCATTATATTTGATTGGCCAACCACCAATAACTATCAACTAAATTGCCTCTGTGCCTCTCTGCGGTGAAAACCCCTATTGCCCGCCCTTGTTGTCCTCCGGCTTCTCGGTGAATATCCTCCCGAAGGAGAAGATCACCAGGAAAAGGATGGTGCCCCAGGACAGGGCCATGAATATCGCGCCCCACAGGTTCATGATATATCTCCCTTTTATATATGAAACCTTTCGAACATTTTCAACTTTTTCAACCTTGAACTTATCAGGCCTTCTTTCTCTTCCCCCAGGCCTTGGCCACCATGGCCGCCAGGGCCGCCCCCAGCAGGAGGATCAGCCCCCGGGCCCCCCACATGTAGGGCCGGTCGGCCGGGGCTATGCCCTTCATCACCATGAACGGCCAGAACTGCTGGTAGGACCACACCCCCAGCAGGATCAGCAGATAGGCCGGGGTGACGTACTTGATGACGGGCTGGTAGATCGCCGGGATCTTCATCCGGGCCCCCTGGTGCATCTCCTCCCAGCCCTTCTTGATGCCGAACACCCAGGCGAACAGGATGATCTCGATGGTGGCGAACACCACCAGGAAGAAGGTGCCGCCCCAGAAGTCCAGCTCGTCCACAAAGCCGTGGCCCAGAAAGAAGATGGCCGGCTGGCAGGCCAGAAAGGCCGCCGCCCCCAGGGTCAGGGTGGCCTTGCGGCGGGAGAAACCGAACTCGTCCTCCAGAAAGGACACCGCCGGCTGGATCAAAGACACCGAGGAGGTGATGCCGGCGATCAGCAGCAGCAGGAACCACAGCCCGGAGAAGACCGCGCCCAGCGGCAGTTTTTCGAAGATCAGGGGCATGGTGACGAAGCCCAGGTTGAAGGTCCCGCTCTGGGCCACCTCCAGCGCCCCGCTCCCGCCGAAGAAGATGAAGGCCGCCGGGATGATGATGGAGGCCCCCAGGATCACCTCGCAGAACTCGTTGGTGGCCGCGGCCGACAGGCCGGACAGGGCCACGTCGTCGTTCTTCCGCAGGTAGCTGGCGTAGGTCAGGATCACCCCGATGCCCACCGACAGGGTGAAGAATATCTGCCCGGCCGCCTCCAGCCACACCCGGGCGTTGGCCAGCTGGGAGAAGTCCGGGTTCCAGACGAAGCCCAGGGCGTTCCTCACCGACAGCTCCGGCAGGGCCGGGTCCGGCGTGCCCAGGGTCAGCACCCGGACCGTCAGCAGGACCCCGATGCCCACCAGCACCGGCATGCCGTATTTGGAGAGCTTTTCGATCCCCCCCTGCAGGCCCCGGTAGATGAAGAAGAAGTTCAGCAGGAAGGTGATGATGAAGAAGGTGTAGGCCGGGCCCAGCCCGGAGAAGAACTGGTTGCGGGCCAGCCCCTGGTAGCCGGAGAGGAAGGCCTTCATGGAGGCCTGGTCGGCCGCCCGGGACAGGTGCCCGCTGAAGGAGTACCAGGCGTAGGCCAGGGTCCAGGACTCGATGTACAGGTAATAGATCAGGATCACGAACGGCCCCAGGATGCCGATGATGCCCAGATATTTGGCCCACCGGCCGGCCCCGTCCAGGGAGTCGAAGATGCCCGGCGCGGTGCCGTGGCCCCGCTGTCCGCCCATCCGGCCCAGGGTCCACTCCACCCACATCAGGGGGATGCCCAGCAGCAGAAAGGCCACAAAATAGGGGATCATAAAGGCGCCGCCGCCGTTGAGCACCGCCTTGGCCGGGAACCTCAAAAAATTTCCCAGCCCCACCGCGCTGCCGGCCACCGCCAGTATCACCCCCAGCTTGGAACCCCAGTGTTCTCTTTTATCAGGCATAATGCACCCTTCTTAAAAAGTTAAAAAGGTTGAAAACGTTCAAAAAGAGTAACTGACCACCTCTCAGATGGCGTATTTATTCAAACAGATATTTTCCGTTATTGTCGATGGTGACCTTGGGGACCCGGCCCGATGACTGGAACCGGTCATAGCCGGTCTTGAGGTTCTCCCAGAATCCTAGCAGCGCCCCATCCCCGGCATATTCCCTTTGGAGGGCCGCGAAGTTCAGGCTGTCCAGCCTGGCCGGAAAGACATGCACCGGGATCCTGGCCTGCCCGGCGGCCCGGGCCTCCACCGCCAGGAGGTACAGCTCCTTGATCCCGTCGTCGGTGATGGGGACGCAGCCGATGGTCACGCAGTCGCCGTGGATGTAGATGGATCCCCCGGGATCCCGCCCCCTTTTGAGGATCCGGTCGGAGCGGTTGGGATAGCTGAGACCCAGCGACAGGTGGAAACTGCTGGCCGGATTGAAATGGCTGATGTGGTAAAAGCCCTCCGGCACCTGCCGGTCGCCCCGGGCCCGCTTGGGCCCCAATTCCCCGGAGGAGGAGCAGATGGCATAGGTTCCGGCCAGCCGGTACCCGCCGGGCCCCGAACCGGCCCAGACCTCCAGCTGCTTCTCCCTTTTGAAAATCCGGATGAAGATATTGCCCGGCGGATAGGCCAGCCCCTGCTCCGAATAGCTTGTTTTGAGCCGCGGCTCCTTTTCGATGAAGGCCGCCCGGACCCGGGAATGCTCCAGCTGGCGCTGCTTGAAGGCCGGCTGGGCCTCAGCCTCTCCGCACAGCCATAGCCACAGGCTGATGGCCAGAACCATTCTTGCCCGCCTAGTCATGCTTACCTCTCCGCAATGCTCCCTGGGGTTGTCACCACTTCGAAAGTTTGATATTTTGCCAAACTCAGTGCAGGCTCTGAGGTCTCTTCCCGCAGGCCAGGCTGAACGGGTGACGGCATTCGCTCATTCAAACTGCCGGGCAACGATGCCTTTTCAGGGTGACAGATTCGGCCTTTAAACTACTAACTGTCTACCGTATACTGAATACCCTTTTTACTTATATCCCGGGATCACATATTCTTTCTGATCATATTGGCCAGCCTTTTCACGCCCTCCTCGATCTGCTCCTCCGAGGCGTAGGAGAAGTTCAGCCGCATGGTGTTGTGGCCCTTGCCGTCGCAGTGGAAGGCCGAGCCTATCACATAGGCCACGTTCTCCTCGATGGCCTTCATGAACAGCTCGGTGGCGCTCAGGTTCTTGGGCAGTTTGACCCACAGGAACAGCCCGCCCTCCGGCTTGGTCCACTTGACCCCCTTGGGCATGTTCTTCTTGAGGGCCTTCAGCATCAGCTCCCGCTTTTTGCCGTACAGTTTTTTGATGCTCTCGATCTGCGGCTGCAGCAGGCCGCGCTTCATGTACTCGGCCACGATCAGCTGGGTGAAGGTGGGGCTGGCCAGGTCCATGCTCTGCTTGGATACTATCATCCGGTCGGTCCAGGCGGCCGGGGCCATCATCCAGGCCAGCCTCAGGCCGGGGCATAGTATCTTGGAGAAGGTGCCCAGCACTATCACCTGGTCCTGGGTGTCCAGGCTGTAGATGGGCGGCACGTCGTCCCCGGTGAAGCGCAGGTCGCGGTAGGGGCTGTCCTCGATGATCGGCACCTGGTACTGGTAGGCCAGCTCCAGCAGTTTTTTGCGGCGTTCCAGCGGCATGGTCACCCCCGAGGGGTTCTGAAAATCGGGCACCACGTAGATGAACTTGGGCTTCTTGTTCTTCCGGGCCATCTTGGCCAGGACCTTCTCCAGCTTGTCCACCTTCATCCCGTCGTTGTCCTGGGGGATGCCGATCATCTTGGCCCGGTAGGCCTGGAAGGCCTGCAATCCGCCGATATAGCTGGGCAGCTCCACGATGATGGGATCGCCCGGATCGATGAATACCTTGGCGATGATGTCCAGCCCCTGCTGGGAGCCGGAGGTGATCATGATGTTATCGGGATTGATGCCCGCCTTGTGCGCCGCCATCCACTTGGCTATCTCCTGGCGCAGCGGCAGTTCGCCCTCGGTGGTGCCGTACTGCAGGGCCACATTCCCCTTCTCCCTCAGCACCTGGCAGGAGATATCCTCGATGTCCTTCAGGGGAAAGGTCTGGGGGGCGGGCAGCCCGCCGGCGAAGGAGATGATCTCCGGCTTGCGGGTGTATTTGAGAAGCTCCCGGATCTCGGAGCGCTTCATGTTCAGGGCATTCTTGGAATAGAAAGCAGAAAGGTCTTTGATCATCCCGGTTCCTCCGTCTTTGTGTTTATTTATTTGAATGCATTGTCATTATTTTCTGATCCTGGGATTCTCCAGAAAATCCCGGTAGGCCAGCTTGAGGCCCTCCTCCAGCGGGGTGTGCCTGGTCCAGCCCAGGGCGTGCAGCCGGCTGACGTCCAGCAGCTTCCGGGGGGTGCCGTCGGGCTTGGATCCATCCCACCGGATCTGGCCCTGATAACCGACGGTTTGGGCCACCAGGGCGGTCAGCTCCCGGATGGTCAGGTCCTGCCCGCAGCCGATGTTGACGATTTCCCCGCCGTCGTAGGTTTCCATCAGAAAGATGCAGGCCGCCGCCATATCCTCGGAATAGTAGAACTCCCGGCGGGGCGAGCCGGTGCCCCAGGCCTCCACGCAAGGCTGGCCGGCCTCCTTGGCCTCATGGAAGCGGCGGATCAGGGCCGGCAGGACATGCGAATTGAGGGGATGGTAATTGTCGTTGGGTCCGTACAGATTGGTGGGCATCACCGAGATGAATTTGGTGCCGTACTGCTTGTTGTAGGCCTGGCACATCTTGATCCCGGCGATCTTGGCCACCGCGTAGGGCTCGTTGGTGGGCTCCAGCGGGCCGGTCAACAGGTATTCCTCCTTCATGGGCTGGGGGCAATCCCGGGGGTAGATGCAGGATGAGCCCAGGAACAGCAGCTTTTTGACCCGGTTGAGGTAGGAGGCATGGATGACATTGCACTCTATCAGCAGGTTGTCGTAGATGAAATCGGCCGGATAGGTGTTGTTGGCGTGGATGCCGCCCACCATGGCCGCCGCCAGAAACACATACTCCGGTTTTTCGGCTTGGAAGAATTCACCCACCGCCGGCTGGTCCCGCAGGTTCAATTCGGCCATCTCCCGCAGAATGATGTTATGGTAGCCCTTTTCTTTCAGCTGTTTCAGCATGGCCGATCCCACCAGCCCGGCATGTCCGGCCACATAGATCTTGGCATTTTTATCCATGGGATTTTCCTTATATGATTGTCTGGCTTATTGGATTTTGATCCGGCCTCACAGGGTGAATTTGTCCCCCAGAAACTTCTCCCGGGCCCCGGCGTGGTCCACGATCTCCTGGGGCGTGCCCGAGGCGAACACCCGGCCCTCGTAGACCACATAGGCCCGGTCGGTGATCTCCAGGGTCTCCCGGACGTTGTGGTCGGTCAGCAGCACCCCGATGCCGCGCTCCTTGAGCTTGACCACCACCTGCTGGATGTCGGCCCGGGCAATGGGGTCGATCCCGGTGAACGGCTCGTCCAGCAGCAGAAAGGCCGGATTGGTGACCAGGGCCCGGGTCACCTCCACCCGGCGCCGCTCCCCGCCGGAGATGGAATGGGCTTTCTTGTCGGCCAGATGGGTGATGCTCAGCTCCTGCAGCAGATCTTCCAGACGATCCTGCCGCTGCTGCCGGCTCAGCGGCATCATCTCCAGGATGGCCATGATGTTCTGGGCCACCGTCAGCTTGCGGAACACCGAGGACTCCTGGGTCAGGTAGCCCAGGCCGTGCCGGGCCCGCTGGTACATCGGCATCTCGGTGATATCGGTGTCGTCCAAAAAGACCGTGCCCTCGTCGGGCTTGATCAGCCCGGTGATGATGTTGAAGGTGGTGGTCTTGCCGGCCCCGTTGGGCCCCAGCAGCCCCACGATCTCCCCCTGGTTGATCTCGATGGAGATGCCGTTCACCGCCCGGTGCTTGCGGTAGCTTTTGTAGATCTCCTTGACCTGGAGGGAGCGGTTGTTCACTTGGGCCATAATCTTCCATCCTTCAGTTCCATTATCCTGTCGGCCCGCCCGGCCAGTTCGTTATTGTGGGTCACCAGCACCAGGGCGATATTCCTCTCCCGGTTCATCCGCCACAGCAGGTCGGCCACCGCCCCGCCGGACCGGCTGTCCAGGTTGCCGGTGGGCTCATCGGCCAAGATGACCTCCGGCGAATTGGCCAGGGCCCGGGCCACCGCCACCCTCTGCTGTTCCCCGCCCGAAAGCTCCGAGGGCCGGTGCAGGCACCTCTCTTTGAGGCCCACCTGGTCCATCAGCTCCTGGGCCCGGGACAGGGCCTCAGGTCTTCCCATTCCGCCGACCAGCAGGGGCAGGGCCACGTTCTCGACCGCGCTGAACTCCGGCAGCAGATGGTGGAACTGGAAGACGAAGCCGATGCGTTTGTTCCTGGCCCCGGCCAGGTCGTGGTCGGACAGCAGCGAGGTGTCCTGCCCGCCCAGCAGGATCTTTCCCGCGGTGGGCCGGTCCAGGCATCCCAGGATGTGCAGCAGGGTTGATTTGCCCGAGCCCGAGGCCCCCACGATGGAGGCGGTTCCGCCTTTTTCGATGGAGAAGGACAGCTCGGCCAGGACCTTGAGGTCGCCTTTGGGAGCCGGGAATGTCCGGTTCACGCCTATGGCATCAATTACTGGGTGCATCTATCTCTTCCCGGATTTTCTTCGTCCTGCGACCAGTATAAAGGATTCTGGTACATGTATTCTTTTATTTTATAATATGATTTTTCGTTGCGAATTATGTGCTCCCAATAATTCCTTTGCCATTTAAATATGGCTCCTCCAGCATCATGGACCTGCTTTGCCGATTTAGCCTTGAAATGCCGGACTATTTTCCCCAAGGTTTGTTTCGGATTTTTCATCAATATCCATTTATCATCGTTACCTGTAGGGGTTTGATTAATCAAACCCCTACCATGCCCGGCCAATATGATTATGCCGTGGATATGATTTGGCATTATCACATAATCGTCCAAAATAACACCGGAAAACGCATTTGGGATATCCATCCAGTTCTTTTTAACGATCCGGCCAACCTGGGATAGAACGCAATCTCCATTTTCGATCTTTCCCAGCAGACACCGATGATCCTTAACACAAATTGTCAGAAAATATAAACCTGGTTTTGAATAATCATGCTCTGGCAAACGAATTGATCTTCTTTTATATTTTGGTTCGTTTTCTGGCACGCTATGAACTTTTTTTATTTCTTTCCTTTGACTAAAAATACGAACATGATCACCGCCAGCAGGGCGGCGGCCGCTCCGAAGATGAAGGTGGACCTGAATCCCAGGGTCTGCCACAACAGCCCGGCGATGGTGCTGGCCGCAAAACTGGCCAGTCCGGTGGACATGTGGTACACCCCCAGCCCGGTGGCCCGCAGCTCCTGCTGCACCAGCTTGGAGGCATAGGCCTTGCCCACCCCGTCGGTGAGGGCGGTGTAGAACCCGTAGACCGCGAACAGCGCCCACAGCATATGCGGGCTGTTATTGAAGGCGAAGCCCAGATAGACCAGCCCGAAGACCAGCAGCCCCAGGGTGAAGACCCTGCGCGAGCCTATCCGGTCGGCCAGCATCCCGGCCGGGTAGGAGCCCAGGGAATAGGTCAGGTTGTACAGCATGTAGGCCAGCAGCGACATCACCACCGGATTGACGGCAAACAGCTCCTTGGCCCGGACGATCAGGAAGACATCCGAGGAATTGCCGATGGCGAAGATCAGGTTGATGAAAATGAATATCTTGAAATCCTTGTTGAAGGCCCTCCACCGGAACTGGGGTTTTACATATCGGCTGACAAATGGTTTGTCCCTGACGGAAAGCAGCAGGAACACCCCCAGGATGGCCGGGACGAAGGCCCATAAAAAGACCGTCCGGTAGGCCGCGGCGTCCTCCCCCAGCCGGCTGATGAAGAACAGGGCCGCCAGCGGGCCCAGCACCGCGCCCAGGGAATCCATGGCCCGGTGCAGTCCGAAGGCCCGCCCCCGCAAACATTCCGGGGTGTGGTCGGCGATCAGGGCGTCCCGGGCCGATGACCTCAAGCCCTTGCCGGTGCGGTCCATCACCCGCAGCAGCAGGACCAGCGGCCAGCCGGCCGCCAGGGCGAAGATCATCAGCGGCTTGGACAGGGCCGACAGCGAATAGCCGCCGATCACGAAGGGCCGGCGTTTTCCGGTCCGGTCCGACCACCAGCCCGAGAATATCTTCAGGATGCTGGCGGCGCTCTCGGCCATTCCCTCGATCAGGCCCAGGGCCGCCATCGGGGCGCCCAGCACCGTGGTCAGAAAGAGGGGGATCAGGGGGTACAGCATCTCCGAGGAGGTGTCGGTCAGCAGGCTGACCCACCCCAGCCGGACCACGCTGGGCGATATCTTTTTATTCCCGGTGCTTTCCATTTATCGATCCGTAATATGTTATCGGTAAAGCGTCATCGATCAGTAGGCCCCCCTGGCGCTGATCACCGCCGGGATGGTTTTGATCAGTATCTCCAGGTCCATCAGCGGCGAACTATACTCAAGATAATAGATGTCCAGCAGAACCATCTCCTCGAAGGAAAGCTCGCTCCGCCCGGAGACCTGCCAAAGCCCGGTCATGCCCTGGGGGCCGTTAAGCCGGTATTTGTGCCACTCCTGGTAATGCTCCACCTCCGAAGGCAGCGGGGGGCGCGGGCCCACCAGGCTCATCTCCCCCTTGAAGACGTTGATCAGCTGGGGAAGCTCGTCCAGGCTCAGGCGTCTCAGCCACCGCCCGGTCCGGGTGATCCGGGGATCCTGGCGGGTCTTGAAGATGGGTCCTTCCAGCTCATTCTGTCCGGACATTTGATCCTTGATGCCGTCGGATCCCTGAAACATGGTGCGGAACTTGTAGAGCTGAAAAGGCTTCCCTCCTTTTTTCACCCGCTCCTGTTTGAAGAACACCGGCCCCGGAGAATCCAGCCTGATCACCGCTGCAATCACGGCAAAAAGGGGCGAACATGCCACCAGGCCTACCCCGGAGACCAGGATGTCGCTGGCCCTCTTGAGGACGGCATACAGGGTTGCCAGCGGCCGGCTGCGCCTTTCCAGCAGCGAGATCCCCGCCATGTCGTAGATCCCGGCCACCCGGGCCAAAAGATCGGCCTGGTGGGATACCACCCGAACTTCGACATCGAGCCTGCGGCAGGAAGCTATCAGAAAATTATAATCCGTCAATTCCCCGGAAAGGTCCGGAATGAACACCTGGCTGACGTCATATTGCCTGGCCACCCTGTCGCATTCCTGGGATAGCCCTATGGCCTTGATCCCCCGATATGCAAAATTCAGGTCTTGGCTGTTCTCGGTCAGTATCCCGACTATTTTGTAGCCAAAGGCGTGGTGGATGGCCAGCTGGTCGATGATATCGCGGGCGGTCTGGCTGTTCCCTATTATCAGGGCGTTCTTGACCCCCCAGCCGGATTTCATCAGATGAATTCTTATCCGGTATAAGGCCAGGCGGACCAGGGACAGGACCGCCGGGACGATGAAAAAATAGGCGATTATGAAACCCCGGGAATAATTGTAACCCTTGGTGGCGAACACCCAGGCAGCGGTTATCAAAAGGCTGTACAGGGCTGTTTTATATATCTCCACCCATTGATCGTCAATGCCCTTCTTGAATATGCGGCGATAGCCGCCGCCCAAGATCAGGGCCGTCCCAAATACCACCACCACCATCATCTTCAGCGGATGCTCGCTGGGCCGATGGACCGGCGAAAACGATATCAGGTCGAACCATAGCCACCAGCTGAGGTGAACCGCAGACCAGGCGCACAGCAGGTCGGCCAGCACCGTCATCCCGGAGTAGAGGAACTTCCAGTTTTTTTTGATCGTCATCGCTGCCCGCCCCTGTGTTTTTGGTACCCCTGCTCCACGATGGCCCGGAATTTTTCAATGAATATTTTTTTATCGAACCGGACGGCGTGTTCCCTGATAGCCGCGCTGGAAAACTCCGATCCCTCAAATTCCTCCACCGCCTCCAACAGTGATTCCGGATCCTGGCGGTGGAAAAACAGCCCGGTCCGCCGGTCGATCACCGTCTCCCGGGCTCCGCCTTTGCCGAAGGCGATCACCGGCCGGCCGCAGGCCTGGGCCTCCAGGGGGACAATGCCGAAGTCCTCCAACGGGGTAAAGACAAGCGCCCGGCAATTTTGATACAGTTCCAGCAGTAGCGAATCGCTGACCTTGCCGGCGAAGGTTATGTTGTCATTGGCGGCCTTTAGCAAAGCTTTATACTCCGGCCCATCGCCGGCTATTATCAGCTGGCGGCCGGTTTTATTGAAGGCCTCCACCGCTATATCCACCCGCTTGTAAGGCTTCAGGCGGGCCACCACCAGGTAATAGTCCCCCGGCCCGTTTCCGCCGGGCCTGAAATATTCCGTGTCCACCGCCGGATTGAGCACCAGGGTTTCCCGTCCGTAATATCTCTTGACCCGGCCCTGGACCTCCTGGGAATCCACTATTATCAGGTCGGGGTTACGGGCGGTCCTGATATCCCATTTTTTTACCGCTTCCAAAATACGGTTCAACACTGGCCGGATCAGCGGGCCATGCTCCCGCAGCACATTCTCCCTCCAGTCCCAGACGAACCGCATGGCGCTGTACAGGTAGCAGACATGAAAGGCATCCTTGCTGGTCACCGCCCCCTTGGCCCAGGCGCTGGAGCTGGATATCACCAGGTCGAACCGGCTTAGATCGAAACTTTCCACCGCCCGGGGATACAGGAAGAAATATTTTTCATAATGATCCCTGACCCCGGGCAGGCGGTTTATAAAAGAGCTCCTGATCTCCCATCCGCGGTAGGCCGCCGGCACCTTCGAAGGATCATGCACTATGGTATAGACCGGCGCCACAGGGTAGATCTGGTGCAAAAGTTCCAGGACCCTCTCCGCCCCGCCGTACTGGTTCAGATAATCGTGGACTATGGCGACCCTTGGATTATGCCCCATCGTTCGTTCAATCTATCCTGAATACATCGGACCAGAAGCTTGCCTCCAGGCCAAGCCTGATCTGCCAGCTGGTCCCGGTGGCGCCGGCTGAATGGTGCAGGTTCTCGGTTCTCTCCCACCCGGTTTCGGCCACCAGATAGTAGTCTCCCCCGATAGCCAGCGGGTCCCAATGGCCCAGGTAATGGGACATTGCAAATATGGCCCCCATTGCCCTCTCCACGGTTCCGGTGGGGAATCTCCCCTGCCAGGTGGTGTCGTTGACCCAGGGCTCGTTCCAGGGCTGATCTATGCTTCCCTGCCCCTTCCTCCGGTGGTATATTTCCAAAGAGCCCCGGTCCCTTCCGGTCACCAGGCTGGCCCCCAGGGACAGGCGGTCATAGTCGTTCCCATATTCACCCCCCAGCGGCTGTCCCTCGAACAGGAACCGATTCCAGATATTCGGCTGATTGAAGGTCCAGTCGGTGACCATCTGGTATTTGATCGAAGCCGTGGCAAAGAAAGGACGATCCAGGACGGCCCAATCGGCCTGGGCCAGGAACCCGGCCTGGGTCGGCTCGTTGTCGGTGGGAGATTCGCTGTCGATCTGAAAATCATCCACCATCAGCTCGGCCCGGAACCTGAAGGGCGGCAGCACCGCCTTGATGTCCATATCCCATATCACATTGTCGTCGACATACAACTTGTTCAGCTGTTCGGCCTGAAATATGTAAAACGGCAGGAGGTAATATGGTTCGATGTTCCGGCCCTCTCCGCCGTATATGGCAAATTCGTTGAATCCCAGTTGTACCCTTCCGAAGGTCAGTTCGGCCCGGTGTCCGGCCAGGTATCGGTTATAGACGGCC
Protein-coding regions in this window:
- a CDS encoding sugar transferase, translated to MTIKKNWKFLYSGMTVLADLLCAWSAVHLSWWLWFDLISFSPVHRPSEHPLKMMVVVVFGTALILGGGYRRIFKKGIDDQWVEIYKTALYSLLITAAWVFATKGYNYSRGFIIAYFFIVPAVLSLVRLALYRIRIHLMKSGWGVKNALIIGNSQTARDIIDQLAIHHAFGYKIVGILTENSQDLNFAYRGIKAIGLSQECDRVARQYDVSQVFIPDLSGELTDYNFLIASCRRLDVEVRVVSHQADLLARVAGIYDMAGISLLERRSRPLATLYAVLKRASDILVSGVGLVACSPLFAVIAAVIRLDSPGPVFFKQERVKKGGKPFQLYKFRTMFQGSDGIKDQMSGQNELEGPIFKTRQDPRITRTGRWLRRLSLDELPQLINVFKGEMSLVGPRPPLPSEVEHYQEWHKYRLNGPQGMTGLWQVSGRSELSFEEMVLLDIYYLEYSSPLMDLEILIKTIPAVISARGAY
- a CDS encoding MFS transporter — its product is MESTGNKKISPSVVRLGWVSLLTDTSSEMLYPLIPLFLTTVLGAPMAALGLIEGMAESAASILKIFSGWWSDRTGKRRPFVIGGYSLSALSKPLMIFALAAGWPLVLLLRVMDRTGKGLRSSARDALIADHTPECLRGRAFGLHRAMDSLGAVLGPLAALFFISRLGEDAAAYRTVFLWAFVPAILGVFLLLSVRDKPFVSRYVKPQFRWRAFNKDFKIFIFINLIFAIGNSSDVFLIVRAKELFAVNPVVMSLLAYMLYNLTYSLGSYPAGMLADRIGSRRVFTLGLLVFGLVYLGFAFNNSPHMLWALFAVYGFYTALTDGVGKAYASKLVQQELRATGLGVYHMSTGLASFAASTIAGLLWQTLGFRSTFIFGAAAALLAVIMFVFLVKGKK
- a CDS encoding glycosyltransferase, which gives rise to MGHNPRVAIVHDYLNQYGGAERVLELLHQIYPVAPVYTIVHDPSKVPAAYRGWEIRSSFINRLPGVRDHYEKYFFLYPRAVESFDLSRFDLVISSSSAWAKGAVTSKDAFHVCYLYSAMRFVWDWRENVLREHGPLIRPVLNRILEAVKKWDIRTARNPDLIIVDSQEVQGRVKRYYGRETLVLNPAVDTEYFRPGGNGPGDYYLVVARLKPYKRVDIAVEAFNKTGRQLIIAGDGPEYKALLKAANDNITFAGKVSDSLLLELYQNCRALVFTPLEDFGIVPLEAQACGRPVIAFGKGGARETVIDRRTGLFFHRQDPESLLEAVEEFEGSEFSSAAIREHAVRFDKKIFIEKFRAIVEQGYQKHRGGQR